The region TTACAGTATTTTTGTGCTTAATGGTTTTACTCTGTGTCTCAGAGGATGCCGCAACAGCAGAGATCCACTCTCCTTTCACTCCCATGCTTCTGCATAGGGTCATCAGCTGTCTAGTGGTTGTGGCCTACCACATTTACCATAAGGAAATGATGTAAGGAATGACTCCAGATCATCACCAGTAGATGAAACACACCTATCTCTTAATTATTAACTCTTAAGTATCTAAGAATAACAGTCTAgcttttagccatgctagcggcatgGTTCTCGAGTTGGCAATAGCGGACTGaagctattggatggattgccatgagaTTTAGTACACACATTTATGTTCCTCTCAGAATAAATGCtgataactttggtgatcccagCTTTGCATCTTGCACCATCATCTGGTCAAAATTGTAATTTGTCCAGTACTACAGTGCTAATTATAGCTGCTtcacatcagcatgttagcattttgactttagcatttagctcaaacgTCACTTCTCTTTTCGCAGGTCACAAAACAACCTTCTGGCTGCCTGCTTTTCCAAACTGATGACAGACAACATCCTTCCTAATGCTAAGAATGTAAAAGGTGCTAACAATATAATATTAAAAcatcatgtgcacacacatgtaTTAGACAGAGGAACCTGCAAACGAAGCCTCAATGGGAAATTAAGATAGCAAATTAGTTATTTAATAAGTTTGAGCACAAAACAGTGCAAAAGAGTGAAGGAGAAACTAGGTTTCTGTCTGTCAGGGATTCAGCTTTCAGGTTTCTCAATTGTTGGGTGTTTTTGCGTGTTTTGTCTGAAGCGTCACACCCACAGAAACTAATTCAACACCCTTGTATAGGTCTATATTATGCAGTAATAGCTGTGCTTATTAACTATAGCTGTGATCCAGGCTTCCTGTTTAGGCAGCCAGACTGTGCAGTTGTGGCTGTGAACTACTTAAAGAAGAGTTATGAAGTCTATCAGGCTTACTGCAAAGTCAATGCAGCTCCCAGAGAGGACCAGACCATGACCTGCCGACACCTGCTGTGGATGTTCAGGGTACAACAGACTGTAACACGAAGATTACCATACATATTAACTTCTTCTTATTCATTTCTACCACTTAACATAAGACATGGATGCAGTTTATGTTGcttgtaatgacaacaaaaccagAGGGCTGTTCAATTTTGAGTGACTTGAAAGAATTAAATCTACTACTACATATTATATGGTTGGAAAAACAAACTTTTACCAGCATTCAGCACATTTATGATAACATTGTGTTGATTAGTTTATTGTAACCCCTGCCAGGATCTCCATCTGCTGGACAATAACCTGACCACAGTGAGATTGCTGCAGGTCATCACTGCAGAGAGCCGTGACCACAGAAACCTGTCCTCCTGTCTGGATCTGGAGGTCCGTCTGTGGTGTTACACCAGTAGCATTCATCTACTTactctttttttgtgtattcCTTTCCCCCTCTGTAACACTTCTATTGTTCCCACTCCTGCTTTAGATTACATTCCTGGAGTTTTTTGAGGTACTTCTGGGCTCTGCTGAGGTGAAGTGTCAGCCTGTTTCTGAAGACGTAGAGGTGAAGTGTCAGCCTGTTTCTGAAGACGTAGAGGTGAAGTGTCAGCCTGTTTCTGAAGACCTGGAGGTGAAGTGTCAGCCTGTTTCTGGAGACCTGGAGGAGGTCCAGTCACCGTCCAGCCCTGACACTGAGGCCAGGAGGGATCTCCCTGAGGTGGAGGCCAGCGAGAACATCTTGCAGACTCCAAACAGCCCTTCCCAGTCGGTCAGATTTTTTTCTAAAGCCTCTAATGGCCTCCTCACTCCTTACCCACTCTATGTAGAGTGCAGTTGTTTTGGGAATTACAGAAAAAGGATAAAACTGTAAATTCTGCACAGACAAAACAAAGGACTTACTtttttgagggttttttttctatCCAGGTGACAGCTCCAGTGAATTCCCCCATCACTCCTGAAATCTCCAGCTCCAAGTCAGTGGAGGTCAGTTGCAACAGGCAATCTAGCATGCAAACAAAATACAGTATTGATATCAGCGTTGTTACGCACCTGCTGTTGATATTATTGAAATATGCTATGAGCTTGGCTATGTCTTTGCTGAAATctttaataacatttaattgCACATATAGACAAGTGACAAAGCAGGACTATCCACTGCTCAAGAACAACAAGACGACAAGACTAAAATCAACGAGAAACCTCAGGCAGCAGGTATGTTAAGTTGGGTTATGTTTAGGTTCTGGGTCAAATAATGTATTGTCTGTACTTATACAAGAAATATACCAGGGGCGGACTGGCCATCGGCAGGTTCGGGAGATTTCCCGAAAAGCCGGTCCATCCCGGGCGTCATATTTCAATTTCAGATGTCAGTTACACAGGTGACTCTGGGCTGGCTGGAGAAGCAGTGGCAGaaaaaaactgtcctgtcctagtagtgtcctgaggagtgtcccgagacagtcagacactgtcctgtacactgtcctgtgactcccatgactgtcccgagacagtcagacactgtcctgtgtcTCCCAGacacagtcatgggagtcacaggacagtgtctgactgtccaggacactcctcaggacactaacaggacaggacagtttttgctgccattGCTGTTGGCTGGCTGTCGCATTAGCAGCAGCGCAAAACGGAGGTCTGGCCCGGCCGTAAGACTGGGCCAGTTTAATACTGTCAATTTAGAGATTatttttagattagattcaactttattgtcattgtgtagagtacaagtacaaagacaacaaaatgcagtttgcggccaaccagaagtgcaaaaagagcagaaaagtgcaatgttatattttatatatatatatatatatatatatatatatatatatatatatatatatacaaaataagtatagacaggacaagaagcGGCCGAACGGCCCACCCCTCCCAACTTGGACTGCTCCGCTTTTGGTTAAATGTGATTGGCTCAGCCTGACCCTCGGCAGTGTCACTTACTTCCTTCTGAAGTTACACAGACTGTTTAGACTCGTTGGTTACACAGAgaaaactgaaaatgtcaaaacGAAAAAAAGGTggtggcgttttttttttatttagtaaagAACATAGGTACATCGCCAGTATGTACATATACAAATAGTCAACACCAGAGGTGCATATACAGAGAAAAATAtatgtagaaaataaataaaaaagtagaagaaaagtgtagtacatattaagtCAAATGTATCACCGGTACATGAGATATTTTTCAAACACACTTCCAGTCTTAATTGCCTTCTTATTTGTAATGTCTCTTATAGTGTTGCCGTATTGGTGCAGTTCTTGAAAGAAGTGTTCAAAGCTTGGTTTGGAGTCCGCCCATTTCTTCTTGTGAATGTGGAATTTTCCTAATAACAAGATTAAttgaacaaaataaacaacatcATTGTCCATCTCATTGCcttcaaaacaaattaaaatatctttctctttaaattgaattgattgCCCAGTGTCCCGTCTTATAAGATGTTGAACATCTACCCAAAATATTTTAGTATACATACAGTGAGAGAATAAATGACAGATTGTTTCTTCTTCTACCTCACAGAAAGTACAAGAATATTCAATATCAAGTTTAAATCTCTAATGTCCTTTACTGGATATATTTTATGTAAGATTTTAAAAGAAACCTCTTTTACTTTGTTATTAAGACAGAATTTGTCACCCATTAACCAGATTGTTTGCCAGTTCATTTCTCCAAAGATTGAAGCCCAAAAGAATCTTCCTGAGGGCAGAGTTACCTCTTGTATACAATTCCTGATGTaaaaggtggtggtggtggtggagatgAGAGAAATGGGCGGCGCGGAGAAgttacgattaaaaaaaaactaaaaaaaactgttggagCAGGATGCGGCAAAATGCGCTAAACTGACGTTCCTTAGTGGAAAGGCCAAGGTTAGCACTATTGGCACGTTTGGCAATATGTGTGCATTAGCTAGGTCAGAGCGGGGTTAAGAGGGAATATGCATTTATTATGCTATTATAACAATGACTTCCTAAACTCATTCATATATTCTGATAATTCTAGTCTTTCACAAGTTTACaagtcttttattttgtatgGAAATACAGTATGCAACGTATTCAAGTTTATCATTATTACTATTGTTATTAGTTAAGTCCAGtcatggtggtggtgatgaggaGGAAAatgatgaagaagaggagaacAGGCAGGAGGAGTATGAAGCAGGAGGAACCAGCAAAGATACAGTGAAAGGTACAAGTGCAGGGCTGTATAACTTTGGGTTGGGgtgttttggtattttttttgtagtattattactattaaaatTACTTTCAAAAAAAGGTTCTATGTGCGCTCTTCACACGCTCTCATCTCCATCCCAGAGTCCAGGGCAAAAAATTTTGTCCTTGTACATCCCTGATATATACGTATATGATGCATAAATCATAGAAGGGAAAAGGACTTTAGCTCATATATGCCatgttcagaaaatgaaaaGGACATTCATTGcaatgactgtatatatatatatatatataaaaaaaaaaagtaatatttataTCTCATGCGTCATATTTCCTCTAGAGCACACAGGTGAAGGAAAGGGCGTGTTAACCAGAGGAATGGAGGCCAAAGACTGTGACATGGAGTGCTGGAACCAGATGATCCATCAATTCTTTAACCACTTTTTCTTCCCGGCTTTTGAACATAACCAGCTAGTGTCCAAAAACAGTAAGGAGGAAAAGCTCTGCCAGGAGGCCCAGAGACACATCACACTGGCCAAGGCCCAACAAAGAACCAGCCAATAGTACATTAGCTATTACATCTAGccagtcatttctttttgttgggTCAGTTTGCAGTATGAatgtagtcagtgttttagttATATAGGATTTAACCAGGTACAACAGCAGTGGTGGCACTCAATTGAAGATTCATTTATAGTATGTATTGTGGGTTTATGGTGTTGAAATAGTCTGAGGACTCTATTGTAGGGGCTGAAAGATTTGACTGACCAGTTTTGAAACGAGAAATTAAAGCCAAGCATCTACATAAACACAGCCACTAGATGGCATCTTATCACTTTCCATACCTGTGGCTCCCATTCCAGTATTCCCTCCGTCTTGCATGTAAACCGTCTTCACCAAGTCCCAAATCATCCTACTGCTTCTGTACTAATATTAATGTGCCATAGACGTGTGGTGCTCAGTGttgtactgtattgtgttaCAGGGAATAAGGAGGCTGGTAAATGTCACAAGATGCAGCTTAGAAACACGATAAAGCCGACTGTTCTGTACCTGAACTATCCACACAGTCCAAACACATCAAAATACATAAAGCCTTTAAGTACAGTGAGTAATAAAAGCGTTGAGTGCACTCCCAATTTGTGCTTCAATGTAAAATAAGGAGTAATCGGCATTTCTTTGTTAAAACTAGAATTTTAATTgggaagacaaaacaaaatttCTAGTAAGCCAGAATCACTCAGATACATTCTTTTCTTCTCCAAGTAACAAAAGTAGTCGctatatgttaaaaaataaaatatttgaaagaACATGTCTTTTAGAGGGGAGGGGTGAAGACCATGAGGTCACTCGGACAGACAGACTGGCGTATCCGGTCCTTCAGGTCCGGGGTGAAGAGAAGCATGGACTCTTCTGTTTGGGGCTGAAAAATGCACAAAGAAATATATTCAGCAATGACGAGGCTTAAAGACATGCAGGTAATAGTTAAGAGTTAAATGTGGATTTAAAAAGGccaatatttataataaaaaaaaaaaaataatagaccTTTGGTGACTGAAGAGTTAACAGGGAAGGCTCCGCTGGATGTGCTGTGGCAACATGAGAAGTGTGATAATGAGTGAAGACAGTGAAACGTGCAATttaaaaacaggtttaaaataAACTTTTGCCCAAGAAGGTTCAGTGTGGTTTTCCCTTATAACCAGGCAATAACAACATGTTCTAAAAGTTGTGGGTGTTAAAATGTAACGATTGATAATTTATTAAAGATGCTCTTAAAACTACTACTCACATTTCTTCCATATAAAATCTAGTTTGGCCACcttcaaaacaaatttcaatgaAGAAATCCTGCCTTCTTCAGCTTTAGCATCAattagtggtgtgtgtgtgtgtgtgtgtgtgtgtcatgggcATCAATCATACCTGGTTCTTGCTGAGTAAGCAGGTGCTCTGACTGAGCTCCAGGACTCTCCATTTCTACATCCACTGCCATGGGGGACAGCGTATCTAAGGTGACTGTCTCCCGCGGTGACAGGCTGCATCTCTGTGAAGGCTGGAGGTAACGCTCAAAGTCCAAACCAGGAATTTCCTGAAATTACAAGAGAATAATAATGATTATTGTATAGCAGGAGAAAACTGTTTGGATCGCAGCTTTTAATAAAACGGCATCCTACGTATAAGGCTTAGACTTTGTGATGCATAACAAGGTAGTGAAGCCTGAAAATGTGATTACCTCAACAACTGAGCTGTCTGGTGTATGACATACAGACTCCTGGGCCTCCACAGCAGGAGGGAAGGAGACGGAAGGCTGGCTGGGAGTCACACAGGGCGACAACATGAAACTCAGAGATTGGGGCTCAGGGGCCTGGGACACTGCTGGAGTTGGTTTGCACGGAGAGGGGGAAAGTcttggagagagagggaggtcaACGTCGACAGCTTCAGCTGGCTCGTCTTGCTCCTCGACTACAGAAATGGATGGAAGTGAACGTACGGGTGTGGCCGTGCTCAATTCAGGAACAGAAGCCGCGTTTTCCAGTGTGGGGACTGTTTCTGACTGGCGTGCAGGGCTTCCTTCAGGCTGGCTGTCATCTGAAAGCGCTTCCTTGACAGGTGAGAAACAAAGGGAGACATTTACGGTGTCTTTTCTCTTCTGGGATGACTGAGGAGTGCCACGCTGAGACTTTGGCGTTTGTGCTGGGGTTCGGTTGAGGGTACGAATGAGGTGGGCAGGAGTGTGGACGGGCTGAGCAGGAGAGGCCATGGTGTGAAGGGGAGTCTGTGCCAGTGCAAGGGATCGCCGACTGACTCTTCTAGGCGAGAGGTAGCTGGAGCAGGGAGAGGCCTGAGGCAACACAGCAGCACTCAGACGGCTGGATCTCCTCGCGGAACCTACAGACATGACTATATGACAACACTGTCATTAGCTgtgcgagggggggggggggcgaagTACACAAGCAAATACTGACAGATGGCATGAAAAGCAAGGCCTTAGGTATTTTCCTCTTACCTGATGGTCTGGCTGGACTCTCCACCTGGAAGAAGCCTCCGTCAAAGACCACCGTGTCAGTGGGTTGGGGCTCTGCTGGATTGTTTCCGGCATCCATTGCTGCCTTCTCTGCCTGCTGTCTGGCTTTCATGGCCGCTTTCACAGCAGCTAGGCGAGACTTGGCTGCTACTTTAGTTCCTGTTGGCTTGGCAGGTGCAGCTGATGGTTTCTGTCAAAAGCACAGAAGAGGCACACTGTCTTTACCTCCACATCATGACACCTTTTGCCCCTAAACATAGcatgtatacaatatataatatacaatacaCACACCTTTACTCCTTTCCTCTGTCGCGGTGGTGGTGGGGGCTTGTGCTCCTCCACCCAGCCCCGGCTCTCTGCTTCTTTGAGAGCGTCAAACTTCTTGTACACATCCTCTACCTGAAAGATGGCATAAGTACAGATCATATGTAATTACCAGTCTCCTTATGCGTTTGGTGCCTGAAACAATGTGTTGTCCCTCTTGTGTGGGCGCTCACCTGGTAATACACCATGTCCCAAAATCCCTGCAGGTCCGTGCAGGTGGTGATCTTCTCGCCTCGGCCCAGGTCGCAGTCGTCCACCAGACCGCTGAACTGCGTAAAGCGCTCCTTCATCAACAGCCTGGCCTGGCCTACTGCAGTACGCATGCAGTCTCTCACTAAACAGACAAGAGCCAGAAAGACACTGAATTACAATTGTTCACTTTAAGGAACAATGTCATACTACCCCAAATATAGTCACACATTCAGCAtgacacactcactctcttcTGGGATGGACTCATCCTCCACTTTAGACTCCCAGTGGACACTCAGAGTCGTCAGTCTGTCCGTCTCATTGGCAATTACCGATctgaataatatacaaaaaagAAAGG is a window of Sander vitreus isolate 19-12246 chromosome 21, sanVit1, whole genome shotgun sequence DNA encoding:
- the dlgap5 gene encoding disks large-associated protein 5, with product MDSRFSHLRQRDTSVSMLRVKMSRRRSQSQKENRERAVNTRRQLAKLQELEMSSVDASIMANMSTIQEKTLNNGKSAKSVAVEERLKQLDRWKERKALEKEKEKRERARKGVFKTGMFHPKDTLTIPSLPVVPAALTRAKETKVNTALSQNTRVTRSMKQQVQRTLKMQDPNAAAKRAQPAVERSTRTRVKPAPAPGSFNHVCQVEPVVQALLTRSANRPPVTAAPVVKDKPKHKSADVRTTRSRAFVSHVAPPSDRERNFRATVTTIEPAVPMEPEMQETEDKPRPPSPAPCSEEEGMVVDQAPADSLPAADPVEAFSSFAPEGFKFQAPTGLSSFKLEPLTPRSADAFLTPSPSFILPAVPAFSVEPQAEPSKPSPSLPRTSPTMAPPTPGIPLESKHDVLYFRSVIANETDRLTTLSVHWESKVEDESIPEEMRDCMRTAVGQARLLMKERFTQFSGLVDDCDLGRGEKITTCTDLQGFWDMVYYQVEDVYKKFDALKEAESRGWVEEHKPPPPPRQRKGVKKPSAAPAKPTGTKVAAKSRLAAVKAAMKARQQAEKAAMDAGNNPAEPQPTDTVVFDGGFFQVESPARPSVMSVGSARRSSRLSAAVLPQASPCSSYLSPRRVSRRSLALAQTPLHTMASPAQPVHTPAHLIRTLNRTPAQTPKSQRGTPQSSQKRKDTVNVSLCFSPVKEALSDDSQPEGSPARQSETVPTLENAASVPELSTATPVRSLPSISVVEEQDEPAEAVDVDLPLSPRLSPSPCKPTPAVSQAPEPQSLSFMLSPCVTPSQPSVSFPPAVEAQESVCHTPDSSVVEEIPGLDFERYLQPSQRCSLSPRETVTLDTLSPMAVDVEMESPGAQSEHLLTQQEPAHPAEPSLLTLQSPKPQTEESMLLFTPDLKDRIRQSVCPSDLMVFTPPL